Below is a genomic region from Populus trichocarpa isolate Nisqually-1 chromosome 15, P.trichocarpa_v4.1, whole genome shotgun sequence.
tatcaaaaataattaattaattcccaTAGTATTATAAATACATAGAGGTCTTTTGATTAGAGTTGatttagtaatatttttaattaaaaaaatgtcttATTTCCCAATTAAAATCTCTTGTCTTGCCcacttctcttttatttattcaatgcttcaaaaaaataaaaaattcaaagagagCGTGGAATTGATGGAGggattaatttataaacaaactTAAGAATATAGAGAgtaaatatatagtttataaAATCGTGAGCACTAATTAATTAGCTTACTTATGTTACAAAGCTAAGttataaatagatttaaaacatatatggattaaatttatagtttttaaaaacaatgaggactaatgaattttaaaaactgCATGGTAACTTGTGCTCGGCCAAAACTTGCAAGCCTCACGCTTTCTATTGTTTAATAGGGgtagattattaattaataatgataggaatattaaaaaaaaaaagagtaatggggatatatatataaactggtTGTTTAGGAGTatgattgtgattattttttaaggtattttttatgttaaaatatattaaaataatatttttttattttttaaaaaattatttttaagatcaacacatcaaaacaatctaaaaaataataaaaaattaatttttaatataaaaaattttaaatttttataaaatacggTGTACTTTGTATTTCTAAACAGTACTTTAAATGTTGATGTGCTATTTAATTATAGGGAAAAAAGCGGTAACCTATTAAAGTGTCCTTAGAGCATCTGCAATCGGAAAATgctaaattgataaatttaaaagagcTAAATATAGCTATTGAAGAGctgaattcataaaataatattttaaatagtataaatatagttttttttattatatatattctaataaGAAAAAGCTAATTAAAGGGCAAATTATGTTGGagtgtaaaaattaaatgttttattttttaaaataaatttgatgtttgtttttttccacgtaactgaatttaattgatttatttttatgtaggtCCTCTGttattagttttggttttttaaaaaaaatatataaaaataatatttgtgggAGAAATAagacattttaatattttatttagaactctttcAAAGCatgcaaagaaaaattaaaataatattttttaaaattttaattttctgtttAGTACATCCTAGAGTTGCTCcaagagtttttaaaaattatttttgaaatcagcgtattaaaacgatctaaaatacataataaaaattaaattttagtaaaaaaaaattgaattttaaaaaaatactgtgCCCACACCGTGTCTTAAtcataatcaattttaaaaaaaaaaacttccagtGCACGTccttttcataatttattaaagaGAAACTTCCTCACACGAAACCATCAAAAAGAGACGTGCATTTTCTAATTGATGGCCTCATTTATccatttcatatatttttaagcaaaccTTTCAAAATATCCTTCAATTATAtgattagttttaattttgctttcaaatagttttttttatataaatttaatattcaaattttcaaaaattcttgattaaagacctatttatttttaatgcttttcatttatatttcatGTCAAACCAAGAGTGAATGTTGATGTAGCTAAATTTAGTTGATCCAATGAGTATATCCGTAATCCAATCAAAACTTGATTGAGATATAGGTTGTGTTTGTTTACTAGAAATTTGTTTCcagaaaattacttttcaaatttttttgtgtttgtttgctattagaaaaattgatcaacgaaaaacactttttggtcaataaaaaacactttccagtcaaggaaaaatttggtttggtttttagaaaagtgttttccttttattttgggtggaaaacactttctggaagttgtgaaaaatttagaaatgtcatattatttgctgattatatcaaatttgaccctcaaacttttgattgttatatatattttgttttgaatatttattttttaatttcatcccttaaaatttaatttttatattaattttggtcctcatttttataattgttatttttttttcccttatcatttttttaattgaaattttttatctattaaatttggtcatcattcttttaattgttacttattttatttaaaataatttatgaaattataataattattattattttaatttcatcatctttcaatttttttatctgttagatttgatctctattattttgattattaattattttatttgagataatttatgaaattagtttttttttaattccattctcgttcaacttttttaatttataagatttgttccttattattttaataaatttaaaaaaaaatattaataagctattttccagctcatttttcataacataatcaaacactggaaaatatttttcaacttactttcaataacaataccaaatattgaaaaataatttacttttctggaattcactttttaaggaaaccacttttcaaaagaaaactatttttctgcaaacaaacggggtcATAGTttaactttttcaaaataatattttttaaaattaaaaaaaaaatcttaaaataatattatttaaaagtaacCATAATCCATCTGTAACTTTTGACACAAGACATAAACCCGactagtttttataattatgcctTTGTGTGTGTgacttgtttttaaaatataaaacaaatgagCTAAGACCTGTTTCAATATAGTAATTGCCTGAAATCTAATTTTAAGTCTATTGGTTCAAGGCGTTGCTTTCACAACTAGAATATTGCATAACATCAAAtgaatattgtgtcagtgtttAAACATTGATTCTATTGGAAAATTTTTTAATGGATGGAAAAGTGTTATCGATATATTATCagtgatttatattttatcaattattttattaataatataatcattgatgaatttacatataaaaatcacaaaaactttGCTTGCATTCATTCCGTAAgtaaattcatttataattatggcatattaccaataaaataaatcattggtAAATCCATCGatgaccatatatatatatattaccgacaaaattaaaCTGTCATAGATTTACATTTAACAGTGACAAGTCTTGTAATGTTTTCCCAACTCTCTAGAACTCTACGAGGGACTTAGTTTGCTGGTCATTTTGTTGGTGATGTAAATTTCATCAGTAATTTCGTcaatattgtatttaatatttaaaaaaatataagaaaaggaattaaaaaaattaaactaaataaaaccaaattattattattaattttaaaaaaaatattattgaaaacaatttatCTGGTGGATAGaagttggaggaggaggagaaagtgAATCTTTACCGGAACCAAGAAGGCAACGAGATTGACCACATATACTAGTATAGGTTACCAATAATTACTCGAGGACATTCACTTTATCTCTCAAGTCGGTCGACTCAAGACTTAAGTTGGGTCGTCTAAGCTTGAACTTGTTATCGTACAATCGCCTAGACGACCAGAGATTGCCGGCTCGATCCCAATTGTGAGGAACCAATAGTCAACACACTACGCAGTGGTGGAGGCAAGGGAGCTGACAAGGGTCGGGGCTCCtataagaaaatgttttttctataattttagtAGTAAAATAACTGAAATTTTAGCCATTTtagaataattcttttaatttggctccccttaattttttttttctatttggtctGTCCATAAATCCTTGAACATAGTGTTGGAGATACTGTAAACTTAATTTCTATTCGATACACTAGATGATCTAACCTTCAACCACAAATCCGAATTGAATTCTGAATAGGTTGAAGTATCGTCATTGTATCTCTCATGCAATTGGATGTTatatgtttcttaaaaaaacaagttagcaaatttaaaaaaataataataacttaagaaaagaaattaaaatccaactatatattttaatgataatttaagttatttttgaaCTCACCAAATCAACCAATCATTCCATATCAaccttatataatttaaattatttcctGTTAAAAACGCTTGCATGTTTTAAAGAGTTCTAATCCCATTAATAGCGTAACGTGACGTGAGAAATGATATAGTTAATCACTAGATGtcctcaatttttgttttctagttttgttgttgatgataGAGGTTTTGTTGTAAACTGTCcattaataaagttttttcatatcaagatcacgAAAGGGCACACTTCCAAGAGAACTGGTGTGATTATTACTTCGGCTTctaaaaatgttgatttttattttcttatcaattCTTGGCAGCTTGACGTGTGGCGGCGACCACTTCTGGTGGCAAAGGTAGGGAGGACACCTGTATCAAGCTAGAGAAAGGTCTGAGAGAAGTTAGCTACTGATCTACAATTAACTCCTTATTTTGTAAGATCCATCTTTCGAAGAATCAATCTCTTCAACCATGCAGTTAATTAATGGGTTAAAAACACAAGAATGGTATAAATCCATGCCCTAAAAATTCTTCGCAGGCTTGCATCATTGGTGGTCATCACTGTCTTTGCTAGCTTTTTAGAATTTTACGTTGGCAAGAGCAAAACTCGAACTTGAACTCTAAAGCTtacttctttttataataataataataagaagaaacaGTATagtatttcatttttctttctgtcCTCTAAAATTGGCAGAGCTGCACTCACTATACTCTAAATATAGCAAAAACCATAGCGGTTTCTCTTTTGGTTGTATTATCAGGGAAAAAGAGTTGTGAGTCTATTTGTTGCTAACTACCATTTCCTTTTCTCTGTTTATGTTCTTGAAACAGTAACGAATGTTCTCTTAAGATTATCAAAAACCtcaaaattccaatctttttaacGTTCAGAGAGAGAATCACAAGAAGAAAGCGAGCGCAAACTTTAAGATTTCATAGGGCATTGGTTGTTGTCAAGAAATTTATAATCAATGGCAATGGTGCAATCTCCAAAGGCGGCAACATCATCATCGCCGTCGTTAATTCTAACGTCTGGTGCTAGTGGGAGAATTCGTGCATTATTTTCCGTTCAAGCCTTAAAAAGCTTGTTAGTGCTGATAAATGCGTTCTTTTTGCTGCTTTTAGTCCCTTTCCGTGGTCGGAGACGGACGGTGGTATCGGCAGGGGTGTCTGCGAGGgggtcatcatcatcatcttcgttCGGTGATCAGAAATCCAAGGATGATAGGTTGTTGCAGGAAAGTGGGGTCCACCGGACCAAGTTGCGGGTCCCGGCAACAGTAGTGCCATGGAAGAGTGCTGGCGGTAGTGGGGTGACGGCGGTGGTGGATTCGGAAGTTGGGGGCAGGAGGGCCATTGCAATAAAGAGGGCGTTACAGGAAGATGACCCCAATACGATTAGAGAGTTTTCACTGTTTGTTTCTGCTCGGAGTGATACCATTTTTACCCAGTCGTGGACCTCAGTTTCAGTTAAAATCAggtatatttgttgattttttttttatgatttattattatgattctgtcttaattaattaattaattttaaggggTTTGAATTTTGATTAGTTGGTTGTATTTATTggtgataaattaattaatttgatggaGATTGTGTTTTATTGTGATTCAAACAAGGCCatttcctcattatttttgGTAATTCTTGTTCATGTTTTAATGGTTGATGAAAAAATCAGTTTCCTATTTGTTGTTAGCAGAAAATTCAAGGTTGAGAACATGAAAACCAAATTGCTTGCTAAATGGGAAGTGGGGGATAGgctcccttttgtttttcttccttgttttgCAACACATTTGAGGAAAACAATTAGTGATAAAAATGTTTCTGCAACAAagcatgttttttatgtttccttttttgcactaattttggagaaaatttaAGAACATTTCAATGAATTTCccaaaagataattttatggtttttgcGAATGAATTCAACAATACCCTAAATATCAtatttccatttatttattgtttgaattttttactaGATTCTGTTTTCTTGTGTGTATTAATTTGAGTGATTTGAGTATTCCATCTTTTATAGTAGacaacttctttattttttctgtttggcATAAGGAATCTGCAGATAGATTACCTACTTATTCTTCTTGCTTCTATCGCCAACTAAATTCGAACCTGTTTTCTGGTTTGTTTTAGCTGAGTTATGTCACTGTTTGGAATGTGCAGACAGATTTTATGCCTGTTCTTCTTGTTCATGTCGCCTCTTAAATTTTTGAATGCTACAACTCAGACAAGTTTCATGTTTAAAATATCTTGATGCATTGTTTTCACCCTGTCTGTTGATGGAATTTCACATAAAAGGCTGCATTTGGTAAACTCTAAGGACACCACCATGCTGCTTTGGGAATATTTTGGCTCTAAATAGCCAGCTTTtggaatattaagaaaatagtaaaattgaaaagcaaaacCGTTAATAATACAGGACTATGTTCAAATAGTTTATTTAAATGTTGGCTTTCGACACTCTTCTTAAATCCATATATCCTCGTATCTTTACAGAAAATAGTACATCCTGTCCATATTCTGTAGCTTACTAATAACCATATGTAGGTGATTAAGCATATATTATTGTTCAAGTACTATATGATAGTTTGAAGGAAGTGATattgttttctccttcttttcccCTGATGTGACTATGAATAACTAGTGTCCTGATATAAGATGTTACTAATTTCAATTTGTCAGAATTGAAATTTCTACTTTTATGGATTTAATCAAGgtggtttttatttgttataagtTCGCTCTTTTACCTTTTTCTGGAGGTGTTTATTGACTCATGCTTTCCCGGTGCTAAGTTGTAACATTATATTACATATCTCTTGTAGGGGGCTGGTTGTTCTTATGCATGGTCTGAATGAGCACAGGTTTGTGATCTGTGCCTAATGCTCTATTTGGAAGTCATGCTCTGCTGATtctattgtttaattattatctcACAATTCCATTCTTTACAAACAGTGGCAGATATAGTGACTTTGCGAAAAAACTGAATGCTAATGGGTTTAAGGTTTATGGAATGGATTGGATTGGTAAGTTTGAAAGTGATTTTACCTGCTTGTTTGGATTTATCATTCTTGATAAGACAATAATCTCTTCTTGCTTGCTTGAAATTGCTATCTTGCGATGTTGATGATAGTTGTTGTAGTGGAATTTGTGTTTGTCTCATActagaagtgttttttttatttttcatgacaattTCCTTTGGAGATAACCTTCTAGGTTTCATTGTGGATATACCAGTGAAACATATATGATACTATGAACTCATTGCCTTGACAAATGTCTTGATAATTTACCACAAAAGTTTTATAATAAAGACTTAATGTTATTATGGGCACAGAGGAAAAACGATTCTAGAACATGTTGATTGATGTCTGGTTTTCCCTACTAGACTTGTCATTCCATTTGATTTTGTTCCCCTGGTATGACTATGATCTCAATCATTGACAAGTTCATCTAGAGGCCATGATTTGTGGTTTGGTTTCTAATTCATTTCAAGGTACTGGAATCATATTCCATACAGACGTGATCTCAAAAGAGAGTTGAATTGTTGACTATAGGATTCCCTTGTGCTTATGCAGTGACATATGAAGATgtacagacaaaaaaaaaagtctttcttGTTAAGAGGAGTTATAACCTTAGGCTGTTCTACAAACTTGGATAATTAAACCTTTACAACGATGGTCATGTTCTTTATCTGCTCAGGATGTTGCAGAGCCGCTCATTTTCCTCCTGCTACTGCTTAAGGGGATCATGGAAATTCTCTGGGCTGctattttctgaaaatttcaTGCAAGGACTGTGAACCAGAAGAtggtattaaataaaacaaaaaggaaacatCCTGCagtcagttattttttttagtttcctcTGTTAAAAGTTCTCACTTCTCCCTGAATGGCCGCAGTGGAATCCAACTCCAAGTTGGAAATAATATTAACACTGATaattgatgggaaaaaaaagtattcaCGACCCTTGCTTTGATActttgtttctcttttagtGTTTCATGGCCTAGCAATCTCTATTCATCAACAATGCATCCATATTTGAGTGTTGCAGGAATTGGTCTGTCTGTCTGTTGGTGCAAAAAGTAACATATGAAGCGCCTCTTGATAATAAGCTTGTTATTTGCATGCATGTGTCTGACCTCCATTTTCCAAAAATCTAACAAGGGAAGATGAGCGCTTTTAAGTCAGGGTCTCATAATATGTTTTCCAGTTTTATGAGCTATAGAGGCAACACAAAAAGTTACTGTGTGCTCTTAACCTTTGCAATCACATTGCAGAACAAGCCTCCATTTTGAAGGTGCATAATTGTGCTCATGTCATGATAGTTGAGTGACAACATTGAAACCTGAATTAAGACCTGGGATTCTATTGCAATTCAAATTATAGTTTGAAGCTGAATGTCCcattattctgtttttttttttttttggcttacgCCTAAAGACAACCaggttctttattttatgtgttgttgatttttgttCTGCAGTCCAATTCACACCAacaattggtttttattaaaatgacatTTTCTTAAGTTACCCCTACCTTTTCGCTTCCAATTTCCTCTCTCTGTCTGCTATGGGTGCGAGGGCTGTTGATCCTAACTCGTATTGAAGGGCTTTGGCTGTGTAGTTTTCATCAGAAACTTGTTGCTTTGCTAATTAGATTTCCATGGTGCTTTATCTTCTGATAATTAGCTCATGAAATTATGTTggcttgtatatattttttgtaaccTATTTGATCCTTCTCTTCAAACCAGGACATGGTGGAAGTGATGGGCTACATGGATATGTTCATTCTCTTGATTATGCTGTTGATGATCTGGTATGTTTTGATTTGTATTTACAAGGCGCTGATGGGGTTTATTTTGCATCCGATGAATCTAAGTGCACTCTATTTTTTCCAACATTTTACAGAAATCTTTTCTTGACAAGGTTTTGTCAGAAAATCCTGGGCTTCCATGTTATTGCTTTGGGCACTCAACTGGTGCAGCCATTGTTCTCAAGGTATGTTGGTATGCAATGAtagtttctttcatttctttgaaTGAATCATTGAATTGAAGCTTCTTGTTAATGTACATGCACAGGTTTATGCACTCATTCATTATTGCATGGCAGGATCCAATAGCAATTTGTGGAATCTAGGTTCATCTAATAATTTCTCTAACAATTTTCACTTTGTTGCATGAGTAAATTTGCAGGCGGTGATGGATCCAAAAGTTGAAGCCCGTGTTTCTGGTGTGGTATTTACTTCACCTGCAGTAGGAATTCAGCC
It encodes:
- the LOC18105592 gene encoding uncharacterized protein LOC18105592 — its product is MAMVQSPKAATSSSPSLILTSGASGRIRALFSVQALKSLLVLINAFFLLLLVPFRGRRRTVVSAGVSARGSSSSSSFGDQKSKDDRLLQESGVHRTKLRVPATVVPWKSAGGSGVTAVVDSEVGGRRAIAIKRALQEDDPNTIREFSLFVSARSDTIFTQSWTSVSVKIRGLVVLMHGLNEHSGRYSDFAKKLNANGFKVYGMDWIGHGGSDGLHGYVHSLDYAVDDLKSFLDKVLSENPGLPCYCFGHSTGAAIVLKAVMDPKVEARVSGVVFTSPAVGIQPSHPFVVLLAPVISFLLPKFQLSTSNKKGMPVSRDPEALVAKYSDPLVYTGFLRVKTGYEILRITAYLQQNLKRLRVPFLVLHGAADTVTDPDASRKLYEEASSTDKTIKLLEGFLHDLLFEPERDEIMKDIIDWLNCRV